CAGGTAGCCATCAGGGCGGTCCTCCGCCTTCAGGTACAGGTCAGAACTGGACAGGACGGAGGTGGTGCTGGTGCTTCCAGGCCAACCAGCGTAGACATCAGTGAAGCTGGGAGGACAGACATGCAGGTTAGTCCCCAGTCTATCTCTAGAGACCCCCGGTGGTCCGGCCGCCGCTCACCATAGGCTGTGGTTAACCACCGCCTGCAGGATGACGGAGTACCAGCCCCTCTTGTTGAGGTAATCGTCCGGGTTGTCTCTCGGGGGGCTGATGGGGATGTGAGTCCTCCCGATGGCCCCCGCACACTGCGGGTAACACCTGTCCCTGAAGGCTCTCACGGTGTCATCCAGCCGCTGTCCGCTCGGCAGCGACACGAAGCGCCGGTGCAGCCGCTCCAGGATGGCCGAGGTGACCTGCCGCACGATGACACACACGGTGGCGATGCCAACGCCGAACATCGCGGCGATGGAGCGGTACTCCCCGGAGCGGGCGAACCACCACAGCGCGATGGCCAGTCTGCGGCGCGGTTCGATGGGAAGCCGGTAGTTCGTCCGGCGGCGCTTAATGGCCGGGCCGAGCTGCTGGAGCAGGAAGTCGAACGTGGCGCGGCTCACGTGGAACTGCGTTTTCCACTCCACCTCGTCGAACGACTCCGCCGACGACCACAGGTTCCGTCCGGTGCTTCGATCCCGGACCCAGATGTGTCTGCTGGTGGTGGCGATGAGGCTCAGGGCGGCGGCGAAGGATGACAGCACGAACGCCCTCCTCCGGCGCAGATACTGGCGCCGCCGCCGGTTCCGTTCCATCATCTCCCGCGCCCTCCTCCGCCTCAGCAGGGCCGCCTGGAGCCGGTACAGCTCGAACAGCTGGCCCCCGAACACAGGCGCTACTTCCAGGCTCAACGAGGAAGAGAGCACCGCTGCTATCAGCGTGGAGGTGTTTGGGTCCATGCTGAGCTGGACGGAAACATGAGCGGCGCATGTTTATGACGTCAAACTGACGCTCACGTGGCTGCCTGACCTGTTGTTTTCTGGATTGTGTGAAAATGATGTTTTACTCAAAGTTGGAGTTCAAATAATTTGTGACTATACTATTCAGAATTATATACACCATGAAATGTAGCAAGCAGTATTTTCCTTTCGACATGTCCTGTCAGGGGTCTCCATCCCTCTCCACATGGTCTTCCTCttacatcctcatcaccctgtCACCAACATTCTCACCATCTCACCTCTGGAAGTGTTCAAACCATccaagtctgctctctctaattTCAtcgccagaacatctcaccttggctgttcctctgatgaactcatttctgatccgatctaacctggtcactcctagaaagaacctcaacatcttcatttcctccaccacCAGCTTGGCTTCCTGTCTTCGGTTCAgcacaactgtctctaatccgtccatcgtggctggtctcaccactgtctcatccATGCAGTCAGTCCTATGTAGTGCTGTGAAGGCCTTTAGTTTGTGTTAGATGTTGTTTGTGGCTTCTCTCCAGTTCTGATGAagttgatgtttttcttcatgGGTTTGGACCTCCGACACCTACAGATACTCCCTGCAATGGTCTTGAGCAACTGACCGTGGCGCCATTGGTATTGACAAGTTGCGACTTGACAAATCTTGAAAAGATAAGCAATTAACaggtctgtttcttttttaagttaATGATAGGCtctatgagcctaaattctgAACAGTTGGACGTTaacatttaatacaaacttaaaaagacatgaaacatttaattttctgtgccggCCGTGATGAGGAAAATGGTCTGAtcaggcttcaggaccatgaaTGACACCAACATGGCCTAACCTAACGGCGTCTGTAAAATGCAATATTgacacccca
This region of Antennarius striatus isolate MH-2024 chromosome 4, ASM4005453v1, whole genome shotgun sequence genomic DNA includes:
- the LOC137593710 gene encoding uncharacterized protein, with the protein product MDGLETVVLNRRQEAKLVVEEMKMLRFFLGVTRLDRIRNEFIRGTAKLSMDPNTSTLIAAVLSSSLSLEVAPVFGGQLFELYRLQAALLRRRRAREMMERNRRRRQYLRRRRAFVLSSFAAALSLIATTSRHIWVRDRSTGRNLWSSAESFDEVEWKTQFHVSRATFDFLLQQLGPAIKRRRTNYRLPIEPRRRLAIALWWFARSGEYRSIAAMFGVGIATVCVIVRQVTSAILERLHRRFVSLPSGQRLDDTVRAFRDRCYPQCAGAIGRTHIPISPPRDNPDDYLNKRGWYSVILQAVVNHSLCFTDVYAGWPGSTSTTSVLSSSDLYLKAEDRPDGYLFPREKSIVFDGVEIPVHLIGDSSFPLKPWLMKGYSQEVQLSPEQRRFTYTLSSARSVVDTAFARLKGRWRCLLKKNDLDISMMPRIVTVCCVLHNICETRGDGFLPEWNADVAAGENYLRQPYTEPYEGDTYCTAEVIRDTITCNLLTILQY